A single genomic interval of Myxococcales bacterium harbors:
- a CDS encoding ribonucleoside triphosphate reductase, whose translation MIRSIIKRDGRVVPFDRKKIVKAIYKAFEANGSKDLATAERIADETVDLLSLLYKDKRIPSVENVQDLVENRLIHNNLADIAKRYIIYRNEHAQLRDARKMISDAVEVIDSYLEKTDWRINENSNMSFSLQGLNNHISSKISTEYWLKKIYPEEIRGLHQSGDFHIHDLGQISAYCCGWDLRDLLYRGFGGVYGKVESGPPRHLRTALGQVVNFFYTLQGESAGAQAFANFDTYLAPFVRYDQLDYKQVSQCLQEFIFNLNVPTRVGFQTPFTNVTMDLVCPPNLADEAVTFGGELTGDTYGQFQEEMDVLNRAFCEVMMAGDAKGRIFTFPIPTYNIHRNFDWENKNLDILWRMTGRYGIPYFANFVNSDMKPEDARSMCCRLRLDERELRKRLNKRGGGLFGAHPQTGSIGVVTINLPRVGYEANDERSWFGRIDFLMEKAKESLELKRKVLDRFTEQGLYPYTRHYLDAVRVSHGSYWYNHFSTIGLIGMNEALVNFIGKDITTPEGKALATRTLIHMNDNLLAYQDESGNLYNLEATPGEGTTYRLARIDAKKYPDIFHQGKEEPYYTNSTCLPVNYTEDLFEALEHQDDLQVLYSGGTVMHGFVGEKIDNIDAVKKLVRRIAENYRLPYYSLTPTFTICPEHGYIPGEHFECPY comes from the coding sequence ATGATTCGTTCGATTATCAAACGCGACGGTCGAGTGGTTCCGTTCGACCGAAAAAAAATAGTCAAAGCGATCTACAAAGCGTTTGAAGCCAACGGCAGCAAGGATCTGGCGACGGCGGAGCGGATCGCCGACGAAACCGTCGATCTGCTTTCGCTGCTTTACAAGGACAAGCGCATCCCGTCGGTCGAAAACGTGCAGGATCTGGTCGAAAATCGCCTGATCCACAACAATCTGGCCGACATCGCCAAGCGCTACATCATCTACCGCAACGAGCACGCGCAGTTGCGCGACGCCCGCAAAATGATCTCCGACGCGGTGGAAGTGATCGACTCCTACCTCGAAAAGACCGATTGGCGGATCAACGAAAACTCGAATATGAGCTTCTCGCTGCAGGGGCTCAACAACCACATCAGCTCGAAGATCAGCACCGAATACTGGCTGAAGAAAATCTACCCCGAGGAAATCCGCGGCCTGCACCAGAGCGGCGATTTCCACATTCACGACCTGGGCCAGATCTCCGCCTACTGCTGCGGCTGGGATCTGCGCGACCTGCTCTACCGCGGCTTCGGCGGCGTCTACGGCAAGGTCGAATCGGGCCCGCCGCGCCACCTGCGCACGGCCCTGGGCCAGGTGGTCAATTTCTTCTACACGCTGCAGGGCGAAAGCGCCGGCGCGCAGGCCTTCGCGAACTTCGACACCTACCTGGCGCCGTTCGTCCGCTACGATCAGCTCGATTACAAGCAGGTTTCGCAGTGCCTGCAGGAATTCATCTTCAACCTGAACGTGCCGACGCGCGTCGGGTTCCAGACGCCCTTCACCAACGTGACGATGGACCTGGTGTGCCCGCCGAACCTCGCCGACGAGGCGGTGACCTTCGGCGGCGAGCTGACCGGCGACACTTACGGCCAGTTCCAGGAAGAGATGGACGTGCTGAACCGGGCGTTCTGCGAGGTGATGATGGCCGGCGACGCCAAGGGCCGCATCTTCACCTTCCCGATTCCGACCTACAACATTCACCGCAACTTCGACTGGGAAAACAAGAACCTCGACATCCTCTGGCGGATGACCGGGCGTTACGGCATCCCGTACTTCGCCAATTTCGTCAATTCCGACATGAAGCCCGAGGACGCGCGGTCGATGTGCTGCCGGCTGCGGCTGGACGAGCGCGAACTGCGCAAGCGCCTCAACAAGCGCGGCGGCGGCCTGTTCGGCGCGCACCCGCAAACCGGCTCGATCGGCGTGGTGACGATCAACCTGCCCCGCGTCGGCTACGAGGCCAACGACGAGCGGAGCTGGTTCGGGCGGATCGACTTTCTGATGGAAAAGGCGAAGGAAAGCCTCGAGCTCAAGCGCAAGGTGCTCGACCGCTTCACCGAGCAGGGCCTGTACCCCTACACCCGCCACTACCTCGACGCGGTGCGGGTCTCGCACGGCTCCTACTGGTACAACCACTTCTCGACCATCGGGCTGATCGGCATGAACGAGGCGCTGGTCAACTTCATCGGCAAGGACATCACCACGCCCGAGGGCAAGGCTCTGGCCACGCGCACGCTGATCCACATGAACGACAACCTCCTGGCCTACCAGGACGAATCGGGCAACCTCTACAACCTCGAGGCCACGCCGGGCGAAGGCACCACCTACCGGCTGGCGCGGATCGACGCCAAGAAGTATCCCGACATCTTCCACCAGGGCAAGGAAGAACCCTATTACACCAATTCGACGTGCCTGCCGGTCAATTACACCGAGGACCTGTTCGAGGCCCTCGAGCACCAGGACGACCTCCAGGTGCTGTACTCCGGCGGCACGGTGATGCACGGCTTCGTGGGCGAAAAGATCGACAACATCGACGCGGTGAAAAAGTTGGTGCGGCGGATCGCCGAAAACTACCGGCTGCCGTACTACTCGCTCACCCCGACGTTCACGATCTGCCCGGAACACGGTTATATCCCCGGCGAACATTTCGAATGCCCTTACTGA
- a CDS encoding anaerobic ribonucleoside-triphosphate reductase activating protein — MRIAGIQGLSLIDFPGNISAVLFVAGCDFRCPFCQNPGLVKIDPQLPQIEWREVLDFLQNRRKMLDGVTVTGGEPLAFPAIVDFLERLQKETGLPIKIDTNGNHPDILARLIEQSLVQYIAMDVKTAPSRYSEAAGTLVNLHHIEESVETIKSSGIAYEFRTTVVPGLVDDASIDEMGRILQGAKLWAFQQYQNRVVLEETYQERKPYPPDKVRSLALRAQPYAEKVIVRGL; from the coding sequence GTGCGCATCGCGGGCATCCAAGGGCTGTCGTTGATCGATTTTCCGGGTAACATTTCCGCCGTGCTCTTCGTGGCCGGCTGCGATTTCCGCTGTCCGTTCTGTCAAAACCCCGGCCTGGTCAAAATCGATCCGCAACTGCCGCAAATCGAATGGCGCGAGGTTTTGGATTTTCTGCAAAACCGGCGCAAAATGCTCGACGGCGTCACGGTGACCGGCGGCGAACCCCTCGCCTTCCCGGCGATCGTCGATTTTCTCGAGCGCCTGCAAAAGGAAACCGGCCTGCCGATCAAGATCGACACCAACGGCAACCATCCCGACATCCTGGCCCGGCTGATCGAACAAAGCCTCGTCCAGTATATCGCGATGGACGTGAAAACCGCGCCCTCGCGCTACAGCGAGGCGGCGGGAACGCTGGTCAACCTGCACCACATCGAGGAATCCGTCGAGACGATCAAGAGCAGCGGCATCGCCTACGAGTTCCGCACCACGGTGGTGCCGGGGCTGGTGGACGACGCGTCGATCGACGAGATGGGCCGCATCCTGCAGGGCGCGAAACTGTGGGCCTTCCAGCAGTACCAGAACCGCGTCGTGCTCGAGGAAACCTACCAGGAGCGCAAACCCTACCCGCCCGACAAGGTCCGGTCGCTGGCCCTGCGCGCCCAGCCTTACGCCGAAAAGGTGATCGTCAGAGGGTTGTAG